Proteins co-encoded in one Trueperaceae bacterium genomic window:
- a CDS encoding DinB family protein encodes MSSAIPLPEFDQEMATTRRLLERVPSEKGEWRPHQKSFPLAHLAQLISIMPGWITVSLTTTELDLQEGSGYSIETTEVLLRQFDRNVAEARSALEQVTGADLDVGWSLMMGDRLLDTTPRGKVVRQHLNHLIHHRGQLSVYLRLLDVPIPSIYGPTADEGWSG; translated from the coding sequence ATGAGTAGTGCGATTCCTTTGCCGGAGTTCGACCAGGAGATGGCGACGACTCGCCGCCTGCTGGAGAGGGTACCGAGCGAGAAGGGCGAGTGGAGGCCGCACCAGAAGTCTTTCCCGCTCGCCCATCTGGCTCAGCTGATCTCGATCATGCCGGGTTGGATCACGGTCTCGCTCACCACCACGGAACTCGATCTGCAGGAGGGGAGCGGCTACTCGATCGAGACCACCGAGGTGCTGCTCCGCCAGTTCGACCGGAACGTGGCCGAGGCGCGCTCGGCGCTGGAGCAGGTCACCGGGGCCGATCTCGACGTCGGCTGGTCCCTCATGATGGGCGATCGGTTGCTCGACACGACGCCCCGCGGCAAAGTCGTTCGCCAGCACCTCAATCACCTCATCCATCACCGCGGTCAGCTGAGCGTCTACCTCCGGCTGCTGGACGTGCCCATCCCGAGCATCTACGGCCCTACCGCCGACGAAGGGTGGTCGGGGTGA
- a CDS encoding SgcJ/EcaC family oxidoreductase, whose product MSDDERAIRALVDRWMELTVEGDVDGVLDLMSDDVVFSVSGQEPFGKEEFAATARQMQGLRIEGSNEIRELQILGDWAFIRNFIDIRMSPPGAEAPVHRNGYTLTLLRKEADGRWRLARDANMVSRVDHGPA is encoded by the coding sequence GTGAGTGATGACGAGCGGGCGATCCGGGCGTTGGTCGACAGGTGGATGGAGTTGACCGTCGAAGGTGACGTCGATGGTGTCCTCGACCTGATGAGCGACGACGTGGTCTTCAGCGTGAGTGGCCAGGAGCCGTTCGGCAAGGAGGAGTTCGCTGCCACGGCCAGGCAGATGCAGGGCCTCAGGATCGAGGGGAGTAACGAGATCCGCGAGCTCCAGATCCTCGGTGACTGGGCCTTCATCAGGAACTTCATCGACATACGCATGTCGCCACCCGGAGCCGAAGCGCCTGTTCACCGCAACGGCTACACCCTCACTCTGCTGCGCAAGGAGGCCGACGGGCGCTGGCGCCTGGCGCGGGACGCGAACATGGTGAGCAGAGTCGATCACGGGCCCGCGTAG
- a CDS encoding phosphotransferase: MTAAEEQVLEVVQSWGAVRILGPLEGGNRNTALLVELNGESVVAKTTRRSEASLRWLHPVLERAERAGFVVPRLLPDLSGRFVVNGVTVETFLQGERFPRAELGIVGPIIRRFHLSTRGLTQRPGFRSTLELVAHDRGGDVDLNEMPEGLAQACREAWRQLRGSPVSVVHGDLNPDNLLLVNGDDVGLVDWDEARVDVSLLDEAALAWAGASGNGAHSPAQRALLAWELAASWRIEPEYSRKLSEEFMKSIGDAR, from the coding sequence GTGACCGCAGCGGAGGAGCAGGTCCTCGAAGTCGTACAGTCGTGGGGCGCGGTACGGATACTCGGTCCGCTCGAAGGTGGCAACCGTAATACCGCACTCCTCGTCGAGCTGAACGGAGAGTCGGTAGTTGCCAAGACCACGCGCCGGAGCGAGGCGTCCCTGCGCTGGCTGCATCCCGTACTGGAACGGGCCGAACGTGCTGGCTTCGTCGTGCCCCGTTTGCTGCCGGATCTGTCTGGCCGGTTCGTCGTCAACGGCGTTACCGTCGAAACGTTCCTCCAGGGGGAGCGCTTCCCGCGGGCGGAACTCGGAATCGTCGGGCCCATCATCAGACGGTTCCACCTATCGACCCGCGGCCTGACGCAACGCCCGGGCTTCCGGTCGACCCTCGAGCTGGTGGCCCACGACCGTGGCGGCGACGTCGATTTGAACGAGATGCCGGAAGGCCTGGCTCAAGCGTGCCGCGAAGCCTGGCGACAGCTTCGCGGCTCGCCCGTATCCGTTGTCCACGGCGACCTGAACCCGGACAACCTCTTGCTCGTGAACGGAGACGACGTTGGCCTCGTCGACTGGGACGAGGCGCGAGTGGACGTTTCGCTGCTCGATGAGGCCGCACTCGCCTGGGCCGGTGCAAGCGGCAACGGAGCGCATTCTCCAGCGCAACGCGCCCTGCTGGCGTGGGAGCTTGCCGCCTCATGGCGCATCGAGCCGGAGTATTCTCGGAAGCTGTCGGAAGAGTTCATGAAGTCGATTGGAGACGCCCGATGA